One window of Fusobacterium polymorphum genomic DNA carries:
- a CDS encoding SemiSWEET family transporter yields the protein MTEKQAKIIGWIGTTLAILMYVSYIPQIIGNLNGNKTSFIQPLVAAINCIVWVCYGLFKKDRDLPLVFANLPGIIFGLIAAFTAIY from the coding sequence ATGACTGAAAAACAAGCTAAAATAATAGGCTGGATTGGAACAACATTAGCAATTTTAATGTATGTTTCATATATTCCACAAATAATAGGAAATTTGAATGGTAATAAAACTTCTTTTATTCAACCTTTAGTTGCCGCAATTAACTGCATAGTATGGGTTTGTTATGGATTGTTCAAAAAGGATAGAGACTTACCATTGGTTTTTGCTAATTTACCTGGAATTATTTTTGGATTAATTGCAGCATTTACAGCAATATACTAA
- a CDS encoding winged helix-turn-helix transcriptional regulator translates to MLKKDLPACPVELTLLLISNKWKVLIIRDLLDGTKRFSELKKSINNISQKVLTSNLREMEENELLTRKVYPEVPPRVEYTLTDIGYSLKTLLDDMDKWGTWYRNEVI, encoded by the coding sequence ATGTTAAAAAAAGATTTACCAGCTTGTCCTGTGGAATTAACATTGCTTTTGATTTCAAATAAATGGAAAGTTTTAATTATAAGAGATTTATTAGATGGAACAAAAAGATTTAGTGAGTTAAAAAAATCAATAAATAATATTTCACAAAAAGTTTTAACTTCAAATTTAAGAGAAATGGAAGAAAATGAATTATTAACTAGAAAAGTCTATCCAGAAGTTCCTCCAAGAGTTGAATATACTTTAACTGATATCGGATATAGTTTGAAAACTCTTTTAGATGATATGGATAAATGGGGAACTTGGTATAGAAATGAAGTGATTTAA